From Tripterygium wilfordii isolate XIE 37 chromosome 13, ASM1340144v1, whole genome shotgun sequence, the proteins below share one genomic window:
- the LOC120012361 gene encoding BTB/POZ domain and ankyrin repeat-containing protein COCH-like: protein MTTLEESLKSLSLDYLNLLINGQAFSDVTFTVEGRLVHAHRCILAARSLFFRKFFCGPDPPSGLDPASRMSPGSTGQTARSGGGGGGGVIPVNSVGYEVFLLLLQFLYSGQVSVVPQKHEPRPNCGERGCWHTHCSSAVDLALETLSAARSFGVEQLALLTQKQLASMVEKASIEDVMKVLIASRKQDLQQLWTTCSHLVAKSGLPPEVLAKHLPIDVVAKIEELRLKSSISRRSLIPQHQHHHHHDLSAAADLEDQKIRRMRRALDSSDVELVKLMVMGEGLNLDEALALHYAVENCSREVVKALLELGAADVNFPAGPAGKTPLHLAAEMVSPDMVAVLLDHHADPNVRTVDGVTPLVILRTLTSDFLFKGAVPGLNHIEPNKLRLCLELVQSAALVLSREEGSVNAPSPTPIYPPMSTDDQHNSGSSGSLGNLNLVYLNLGAAGSSQMGGGDGDHSSNNSQREAMNRHDPTAYHHHHHHHQSHDHHY, encoded by the exons ATGACGACTCTCGAAGAGTCTTTGAAATCTTTGTCTTTGGACTACTTGAATCTTCTAATCAACGGACAAGCCTTCTCGGATGTCACTTTTACTGTGGAGGGTAGGCTGGTTCATGCCCACAGGTGTATTCTTGCAGCAAGGAGCCTATTTTTCAGGAAATTCTTTTGTGGGCCGGACCCTCCTTCTGGGCTTGACCCGGCTTCTCGGATGAGCCCGGGATCCACCGGTCAGACAGCTAGGTCTGGAGGAGGTGGCGGAGGAGGGGTGATACCGGTGAATTCTGTTGGGTACGAGgtgttcttgttgttgttgCAGTTTTTGTATAGTGGACAAGTCTCAGTTGTGCCACAAAAGCATGAACCAAGGCCTAATTGTGGTGAGAGAGGGTGCTGGCACACGCATTGCTCTTCTGCCGTTGATCTTGCCCTTGAAACTCTCTCTGCCGCTAGATCATTTGGGGTTGAACAGCTTGCATTGCTCACTCAG AAACAATTGGCTAGCATGGTAGAGAAGGCATCAATTGAGGATGTAATGAAAGTTCTAATAGCTTCAAGAAAGCAAGACTTGCAACAACTTTGGACTACTTGTTCCCACTTAGTAGCCAAATCAGGCTTACCACCAGAAGTCCTAGCCAAACACCTTCCAATTGATGTGGTGGCCAAAATTGAAGAGCTCCGATTGAAATCCTCCATTTCTCGTCGTTCCTTAATCCCccaacaccaacaccaccaccaccatgacCTCTCCGCAGCTGCTGACCTAGAAGACCAAAAGATTCGTCGAATGAGGCGTGCATTGGACTCGTCGGATGTGGAATTAGTCAAGCTGATGGTAATGGGGGAAGGTCTAAATCTTGATGAGGCATTGGCATTGCATTATGCTGTGGAAAATTGTAGCAGGGAAGTCGTTAAGGCATTGCTTGAACTTGGTGCAGCTGATGTTAATTTCCCAGCCGGACCAGCTGGGAAAACCCCGCTCCACCTTGCAGCGGAGATGGTGTCGCCGGACATGGTAGCGGTGCTTCTTGATCACCATGCTGATCCTAATGTTCGGACAGTCGATGGAGTCACACCACTTGTTATTCTTAGAACCCTAACTTCTGATTTCTTGTTCAAAGGGGCCGTTCCGGGATTGAATCACATTGAGCCTAACAAGCTCAGGCTGTGTTTGGAGCTTGTACAATCAGCTGCATTGGTGCTTTCTCGCGAAGAAGGAAGCGTAAATGCGCCTTCTCCGACTCCTATTTATCCACCAATGAGTACTGATGATCAACATAATAGTGGTAGCAGTGGTAGTCTTGGTAATCTTAATTTGGTCTACTTGAATCTTGGAGCGGCTGGTTCGAGTCAAATGGGTGGAGGAGATGGTGATCATAGTAGTAACAATAGCCAGAGAGAAGCAATGAACCGCCACGATCCGACAGCgtaccaccatcaccaccaccaccaccagtctCATGATCATCACTACTAG
- the LOC120012820 gene encoding probable methyltransferase PMT7, which yields MGGGYVFGSAFDSRSGQMIMVALVLMIGSFYAGTLFGNNAPAYISRPSNSSSSPGILMFTNKVALTYRSKPLLIPESGIDVCPLSFNEYIPCHDVSYVKKLLPSLDVSRREDLERHCPPPEERLYCLVPPPQDYKIPIRWPTSRDYVWRSNVNHTRLAEVKGGQNWVHEKNELWWFPGGGTHFKHGASDYIQRLGDMITNETGDLHSAGVAQVLDVGCGVASFAAYLLPLDIQTMSFAPKDGHENQIQFALERGIGAMLSAIATKQLPYPSNSFEMVHCSRCRVDWHANDGILLKEVDRLLRPNGYFVYSAPPAYRKDKDYPMIWDNLVNYTSAMCWKLIARKVQTAIWIKQENEACLQQHAGLKQITMCNSVDDSKPSWNTPLRNCIQSTSEYSKKSPSRSDRLSVYSKSLDRIGVSEEEFVSDTIFWQDQVRQYWKLMSVNETEIRNIMDMNAFIGGFAAALNEFPVGAMNIVPGSMNNTLTAIYDRGLLGAFHDWCEPFSTYPRTYDLLHADHLFSHYKNRGEGCLLEDIMLEMDRIVRPQGFVIIRDVDAITSRIQNVASKFLWEVESHLLESKEKKRETVLICRKKFWAVA from the exons ATGGGAGGAGGGTACGTATTTGGGTCGGCTTTCGATTCGAGATCAGGGCAGATGATAATGGTGGCACTGGTGCTGATGATTGGGTCATTCTACGCTGGTACTCTCTTCGGAAACAATGCCCCCGCTTATATCTCTCGACCCTCCAATTCTTCATCCTCTCCTG GTATATTAATGTTCACAAACAAGGTTGCCCTGACTTACCGCAGCAAGCCACTTTTGATCCCTGAAAGTGGGATTGATGTATGCCCTTTATCGTTCAATGAGTATATCCCTTGCCATGACGTTTCTTATGTGAAAAAATTGCTTCCAAGCTTGGATGTTTCTAGAAGAGAAGACCTAGAGAGGCATTGTCCTCCACCTGAAGAACGTTTATATTGCTTGGTGCCGCCTCCCCAAGATTATAAGATACCGATAAGATGGCCGACCAGCAGGGATTATGTGTGGCGGAGCAACGTGAATCATACACGGCTTGCGGAGGTCAAGGGAGGGCAGAATTGGGTGCATGAGAAAAATGAATTGTGGTGGTTTCCTGGTGGCGGTACCCATTTCAAGCATGGGGCATCTGATTACATTCAGAG GTTGGGAGACATGATAACTAATGAAACTGGTGATTTACATTCAGCTGGAGTAGCTCAGGTTCTTGATGTTGGTTGTGGGGTTGCGAGCTTTGCAGCTTATCTTCTGCCCTTGGATATACAAACCATGTCTTTTGCTCCCAAAGATGGTCACGAAAATCAGATTCAATTTGCTTTAGAGCGAGGGATTGGTGCAATGCTCTCTGCCATTGCCACAAAACAATTACCTTACCCTTCCAACTCTTTTGAGATGGTTCATTGTTCGAGGTGTCGTGTTGATTggcatgcaaatg ATGGTATTTTACTCAAAGAAGTGGATCGTCTTTTACGTCCAAATGGATACTTTGTCTATTCGGCTCCACCTGCTTATAGGAAAGACAAGGATTATCCGATGATTTGGGATAACTTGGTAAATTATACTTCAGCAATGTGCTGGAAACTCATTGCTCGAAAAGTTCAGACAGCAATCTGGATTAAACAAGAAAATGAGGCATGCCTCCAGCAGCATGCAGGACTCAAGCAGATAACTATGTGCAACTCAGTGGATGATTCTAAACCATCATGGAATACCCCATTGAGGAACTGCATACAAAGTACCTCAGAATACTCTAAAAAATCCCCCTCTAGATCAGATCGTCTTTCAGTATATTCAAAGAGTCTTGACAGAATAG GTGTCAGTGAAGAAGAATTTGTTTCAGATACCATCTTCTGGCAAGATCAAGTTCGCCAATATTGGAAGCTGATGAGTGTTAATGAAACAGAAATAAGAAACATCATGGAcatgaatgcttttattggtggATTTGCAGCGGCTTTGAATGAATTCCCTGTTGGGGCGATGAATATAGTTCCTGGAAGCATGAATAATACGCTAACTGCTATTTATGATCGGGGTCTTTTAGGTGCTTTCCATGATTG GTGTGAACCATTTTCGACATATCCACGCACATATGATCTGTTGCATGCTGATCATCTATTCAGTCACTACAAAAACCGTGGAGAAGGTTGCTTACTGGAGGATATCATGCTGGAAATGGATCGCATTGTACGGCCGCAG GGTTTTGTTATTATTAGAGACGTGGATGCCATTACATCGAGAATCCAGAATGTTGCCTCAAAGTTTTTGTGGGAGGTCGAATCACATCTTCTGGAAagtaaagaaaagaagagggaAACCGTGCTAATTTGTAGAAAGAAGTTTTGGGCAGTTGCATGA